In Candidatus Bathyarchaeota archaeon, a single genomic region encodes these proteins:
- a CDS encoding SIR2 family protein, whose translation MTIEIPPDLLEQISKGRASLFLGAGASCEAGFPGSNDIAKFLADATGAAHKEYLENQNLSTVADYLYLDKKNFGPQWVRQKIIEFIENHQRHVKRPPSRAHELMTKIKWRTIFTTNYDRLVEISYDSSAESVQRLLPIYYPDTQIWRREEEVVKLIKLNGSTDEAQRKCSHELVVNFSDQTIARHSNKDFYDLLRQEAVNGPIIFVGFSFSHPGATEPASSPEFLLLQDLLRDMGPAARSHYCVTNLDLSKISSKLLVKKLEGSLVQVINANFGEFLEAVLIHMKTPAPLAKRPAVSLQVGTTTIKIDYDDYIKDKRHFEIIGSHLQEAEPPSVAESLNGFENWSTFFDKKIIERTCKKDLLRKLQVSIDSAPSILSVVTSPGWGKTFLLRDISVDLSLKKRPVFWLNPYSVMETKGDSTTSSIVGGWDNKRIDSLIGLINKTDDQALDSDFVPVIICDNCPQRIEEVLTLFRHLISNNRHFVLVISFRNQEFEFLYDSNPILKKTKIFRPEGSYNSQDEIRYLIDFCAKNDVGSINMSQEFIANRIFEDDASSSIILALQIIFDKRHRPFSEIVKGLWEKVHGNETATKLVLRVASLHRYGSVFYPRLYTLVNTFPAQKQNEAWRAYQDCMKKSILFEEVEEDEPLVRTLHSLVAEKLAQVSGKSPAEIDDELLLISKALVSRNDIDLDLSRQVLKQINDYNISLSSEEKVDQLFRIIADSTNGDWVVCQQFSKYLLGKGDFEASYVWAVRALERNQHNSALQHHKGHILSRWGKFLMETNKADEAQQKFIAARECFSLSRSTIIPSEYGYVTHLDMLIYLINNSKDENEKSNLIAEGAQLYTESIRKVPEDVYNFLLDERFFIFDLKGNKVTQLCEKIEEAIDNGTSSPYGAAFIADRLYERLGYSRAIEVLEKQRAISDESVLVLVKEAEINAREGNFSQAAKILHSAKMKERDAENVEVKWGLAYWDLITAFALEDFQRAHSASGKLAAIDFRKRDTLPRGYIWKESAKSVKRMDRKFVDHAKIWSGYVQNLRIGGQYGRIEMKNQAGETFEMSFNPRYFHRRDFRAGDFIKFVVAILSGGLRAESVQSHPFINTIDDVFVKT comes from the coding sequence ATGACTATAGAAATACCGCCAGATTTGCTTGAGCAAATTTCCAAAGGTAGAGCATCGTTATTTCTCGGGGCTGGAGCATCCTGTGAGGCAGGTTTTCCTGGAAGTAATGATATCGCAAAATTTTTAGCTGACGCGACGGGGGCGGCTCATAAAGAGTATCTTGAAAATCAAAACCTGAGTACAGTTGCAGATTACCTTTATTTAGATAAAAAGAATTTCGGACCACAATGGGTTCGACAAAAAATTATTGAATTTATCGAGAATCATCAAAGACATGTTAAACGTCCACCAAGTCGTGCCCACGAGTTAATGACCAAAATCAAATGGCGCACAATTTTCACAACCAATTACGACAGATTGGTTGAAATTTCTTACGATTCGAGTGCTGAATCTGTTCAAAGACTATTGCCAATTTACTATCCTGATACTCAAATATGGCGACGAGAAGAAGAAGTGGTTAAACTAATAAAACTCAATGGCTCGACGGATGAAGCTCAACGCAAATGTTCTCATGAATTGGTAGTAAACTTTTCAGATCAGACTATAGCCCGCCATTCAAATAAGGATTTTTATGACTTATTAAGGCAAGAAGCCGTAAATGGACCTATTATTTTTGTAGGTTTCAGTTTTTCCCATCCTGGAGCAACTGAACCTGCGAGTTCTCCAGAGTTCTTGCTTTTACAGGATCTGTTGCGGGATATGGGACCCGCGGCTCGTTCTCATTATTGTGTGACTAATCTTGACCTTTCGAAAATAAGTTCTAAACTATTGGTGAAAAAGCTCGAAGGTTCGTTAGTTCAAGTAATAAACGCGAATTTTGGTGAATTCTTGGAAGCAGTTCTTATTCACATGAAAACGCCTGCCCCCCTAGCAAAACGGCCTGCAGTCTCATTACAGGTAGGTACAACGACAATAAAAATTGATTACGATGATTACATAAAAGATAAGCGACATTTTGAAATAATAGGTTCACATCTGCAGGAAGCTGAGCCTCCTTCAGTGGCTGAATCATTGAATGGTTTTGAAAATTGGTCAACATTTTTCGACAAAAAAATTATTGAACGTACTTGCAAAAAGGATCTTTTAAGGAAACTACAGGTGTCTATCGATTCTGCTCCTTCCATATTGTCGGTAGTTACTTCTCCAGGATGGGGAAAAACATTCTTACTTCGTGACATTTCAGTTGATTTAAGTTTAAAAAAGAGACCTGTATTCTGGTTAAATCCCTACAGTGTTATGGAAACGAAAGGTGATTCAACCACATCCTCAATTGTAGGTGGTTGGGATAATAAACGCATCGATAGTCTCATCGGGCTTATCAATAAAACCGACGATCAAGCATTGGACAGTGATTTTGTTCCAGTGATCATCTGCGATAACTGCCCTCAACGAATAGAAGAAGTCTTAACTCTTTTCCGGCATCTAATCAGTAATAACCGACATTTCGTACTAGTTATTAGCTTCCGAAATCAGGAGTTTGAGTTTCTGTATGATTCTAATCCAATTTTGAAAAAAACCAAAATCTTTAGGCCTGAAGGTTCATATAATTCCCAAGATGAAATCAGATATCTGATTGATTTCTGTGCAAAAAACGATGTGGGTTCAATAAATATGTCGCAGGAGTTCATCGCTAACCGAATTTTTGAAGATGACGCTAGTAGCTCTATAATACTTGCATTGCAAATAATTTTTGATAAAAGACACAGACCGTTCTCCGAGATTGTTAAGGGGCTTTGGGAAAAAGTTCATGGTAACGAAACAGCCACAAAATTGGTTCTCAGAGTTGCTTCATTACACAGGTATGGTAGTGTTTTTTATCCACGTTTGTATACCTTGGTAAATACTTTCCCAGCACAAAAACAAAACGAGGCTTGGAGAGCATATCAGGATTGTATGAAAAAAAGTATTTTATTTGAGGAAGTGGAAGAGGATGAACCTCTTGTTCGAACGCTGCACTCTTTAGTTGCTGAAAAATTAGCGCAAGTTAGTGGTAAGAGTCCAGCAGAGATAGACGATGAATTATTATTAATTTCAAAAGCACTTGTGAGTAGAAATGATATCGATTTAGATCTTAGTAGGCAAGTGTTAAAACAAATTAATGATTACAACATTTCCTTATCTTCAGAAGAAAAAGTTGATCAGCTTTTCAGAATTATTGCTGATTCTACCAATGGCGATTGGGTGGTTTGTCAACAATTTTCAAAGTATTTGCTAGGAAAAGGCGACTTCGAAGCGTCCTACGTATGGGCTGTGCGTGCGCTTGAACGGAACCAACATAACTCCGCTTTGCAGCACCATAAAGGTCATATTCTAAGTCGTTGGGGCAAATTTTTAATGGAAACTAACAAGGCTGACGAAGCGCAACAAAAGTTTATTGCTGCGAGGGAATGCTTCAGTCTGAGTCGCAGTACAATAATTCCAAGCGAATATGGATACGTAACTCACTTAGATATGTTGATATATCTTATAAATAATTCAAAAGATGAAAACGAAAAATCTAATCTTATCGCCGAAGGTGCTCAATTATATACCGAGAGTATTAGAAAAGTTCCTGAGGACGTTTACAACTTTCTATTGGACGAGCGTTTCTTCATCTTTGATCTAAAGGGAAATAAAGTTACTCAGCTTTGTGAAAAAATAGAAGAAGCAATCGATAATGGAACTTCTTCGCCTTATGGTGCCGCCTTTATAGCAGACCGCCTTTACGAGAGACTTGGTTATTCTCGTGCGATTGAAGTTCTAGAAAAACAACGTGCCATATCTGATGAAAGTGTTTTAGTTCTAGTTAAAGAGGCAGAAATAAATGCGCGGGAAGGGAATTTCAGCCAAGCCGCCAAAATTCTACACTCCGCAAAGATGAAAGAAAGGGATGCTGAAAATGTAGAAGTGAAATGGGGTTTGGCCTATTGGGACTTGATAACGGCATTTGCGCTTGAGGATTTTCAACGTGCACATTCCGCATCAGGGAAATTAGCTGCTATAGATTTCAGGAAGAGAGATACACTTCCACGAGGTTATATTTGGAAAGAATCTGCAAAATCAGTGAAGAGAATGGATCGTAAATTTGTAGATCATGCAAAAATCTGGTCAGGTTACGTCCAAAATCTTCGAATTGGTGGTCAATATGGGCGAATTGAAATGAAGAACCAAGCAGGTGAAACATTTGAAATGAGTTTCAATCCCCGATATTTCCATCGGCGCGATTTCCGGGCTGGCGATTTCATTAAGTTTGTAGTTGCCATTCTATCTGGTGGGCTTCGAGCTGAGAGCGTTCAAAGTCATCCTTTCATTAATACCATTGATGATGTGTTTGTAAAAACCTAA